The following DNA comes from Janthinobacterium sp. TB1-E2.
TTCCATTTATGTCGCCTATCAATAAGTAAAAAATGCCCTAGAGCACAAGCTCTCGGGCATTTTTTTCCTTTCGCTCCCATAAAACTAAAACAAAGGCTGGTGTTTGAATAGGAATTTCGCTAATTAAAACTTGGCTCAAAAAAACAGCTTTCGCTTACTCTCGCGCTCACAGCGGCAGCCACCCGGCTGAGGCAATTTCAGGTAATTTTCGCATGGCCACAAGTGCGACCTCATATCTGAAAATGAAAATACTTTCATCAAGCATTATTCGGATTGCAACTAAAAGGCACGGTTGAAGCTACTATTCGTCCGCATCGTCATCATGTTCTCCACCGCCTCCCATAATTTCGATCATTAAGCTGTTTTTCTGCTCATCCTTCAAACCAGTGCCCTTATGAATCTGACGTCGTAAGACCTCATCGTTACAATGATTCTTTACAGTAATTGCTTTGGCAGCCCGTAAAGATTGGCTAGGCATGATGCCATATCCCCCGCCGTCAATCTCAGTGAAAATATACCCATAGTCATCCATTATGCTCTGCAGTTTGACAACAAAAGATGCTCTGATCACAGATCTCTTAGAGACCAACTGAAGTGTCTTCTTACTAATTCTTCCTCGCTTTTCGCCAGAGCGAACGAGCAAGACAATTATCATCAATGCGACTTCTGAGGGTTTACGGTTTGGCATATGGTCCTGTCTTTTGTGTAACGTTGAATGAAAAATCCAGGAAAGAACTATAACCCCAAAACAGGATCGCGTCAAACCCGATATAGGATCAATCTAAGAAGCAGGAACATTTAGGAGCATTGCCAAAAACACATTAACATACACGGAGATGCTGCCATGCCTTCCAGCAGCTATTCAAACTGCGTCAAAATGCGTCAAATCGCATGCCCCCTCTTCGCCCCGCCGCGCCAGTCCTCATGCGCCTTCGGCCATGGCGCAAATTTGAGTCAAAAGACCCCTATATAGCGGGCAGGTGTGGAGGGGGGACAACTGCGCGCGCCGGGCCGAAATGGGACTTTTTCTTGCCTCTGGAGCAACATCATTCGGCGGGACGTGAAAAAGCCGCCTCATGGGCGGCTTGTGCGGTGGCTGGGGCGCTCTGGCGCGGCTGGGCTGTCGCGCCCCTGCCCTGCCAGCTAGCGCGGCGTGTCGGTCATCCTGTGCGACCGGCACGGGTCTTGGCCGCCAGCTCCTTCTCGTAATCGTCGCGGCAGTCCACGTTGCAGAACAGCAGCGCGGGCGCCAGCGCCTCGTCGCAGTAGTGGCAGCAGCCATGCGCCGCGAGGCCCGGCCGGCGCCGCACAGCGGCCAGGCCGCGCGCCACCTCGGCAAAGATGATCTTGTCCGTGTTGTCGATATGGTCGCTCATGCCGCGCCCTCCCCGCCCTTGGCCAGGTCATACGGGGCGAAGCGCACCACTTCTACGCCGGCCCACTCGTTGATCGCCATGAACTGCGCCTGCAGCGGCACCAGCTCGTTGGGCGCGAAGACGCCCGCGGCCGGTTCCACGGCGCCGAAGCCGCCGGCATTGTTCGGTAGGATGCCCATGAGCTGCGGCGGCACGCGGTGCGCGGCCAGCTGGTCGTCGCGCGTGACGCTCTTGATGTTGAAAAACTCGTCCTTGGCGGCCACATCCGACACCGGCAGAATCTGGATGCCGTCCTTCTTGCCGTTCGGCGCGTACATGAACAGGTTGCGGAAGTTGCCCGGCCCCTTGCTGTCGCGCATGGCCTGGCGAAGGTTATCGACGTCTTGGGTATTCGCTGCCGCGTCGGTCATGTAGAAGACGAAACCGGCGTGCGAACCGTTCTTGTAGTACTTGCGGCGGAACAGCGTGGCCGCCTCGTTGAGCCAGGCCGATTGCAGGGCGCTCAAGTACTGCGGAACGCCGTACAGCTCCTGATTCACGTCCGGTTCCATCAGGTGGAAGACGCGGCCCTTGTCGAACTGGTGCACGGCCTGATAGCCGTTCACAAAATAATAGGTATCCAGATCGACACCGCGCCGCATGTACTTGGCCAGGGCATGCTGATAGCTTAGCGCCTTGCCGCTGCGGCTGGGCCGGTCTTCCAGATAAGCATTGCCGAACGTCAGGAAGTCCAGGGCCATGCGCTTGAAGGCGTCACGCGACAGGTACTTGCTGGGAATCAGGGTGGACGCCAGCACGTTGGCCTTGAAGTGAATCGCGCTGCTGTGGTGCACGCCAGCATTGAAGGACTTGGCCAGGCCGGCCAGGTTGACGGGCGGCTCATACCAGTGGCCGTTCTTCCAGCATTCGAAGCAGTCGAGAATGTCGGCGTGCTCGAGCACGGGCGTGGGGTCGCCGAAGGAAAACGCCTCGATGCCGGCGGCGGCCGGCGCCGTGGCCGCTGTTGATGGTGCGCCCTGGGCCTGCCGGCCGCGCGCGCGCATGTGTCGTGCTTTGTTCAAGAATAAATCTCCATGAAAGAGTGGTGGTTGTCGGTGGTGCCTTCGAATGGCTCGTGATCGAGGGCGTGCATGCAGGCCCACGCCAGATCGGCGTGGCCGGTTTCATCGCTGCGGCCGGCGACATAGGTCACGTGCCGCCCGCTGGGGGTGAGGGTCTTGTGGATGGCCATGAAGGATTGCGCGATATCGGTCCAGCCGGCGTCGAACTCCAGCCGGCCCTTGCTGATGATGTTTTTGGCTTTCAGCACCATGCGGGTTTTAACTTCGGGCGAGTAGTTCAGCGCCGTGACAGCCGGGAAGAAGCCGCGCACGATCGGTAGCACGCCGATGCCCATGCCAGTCGTGTCGATGCCGATGTACTCGACGTTGTAGCGGCCGGTCATCTGGCGGATGGCGTCGGCGTGATCCTCGAAGCTCTGGCCACGCCACTGGTGGCGCTCCAGAATGCGGAACTTGCCGCCTGCCGTCATCGGCGGCGCCAGCACCACGCAGCCGGCGCTGTCGCCGTTCAAGGCCGGGTCGTAGCCGATCCACACGGGCCGGTTGCCGAACGGGCGCAGGCCCAGCAACGGTTTGTAGTCGTCCCACTCCACCCAGGAATCGACCATGCAGCGCTGCAGCTCGGCCAGCGGGAAGACCGAGGCCGAGTCGTCGATAAAGTTGCACATCAGCAGGTTGTCGAACTGGTCGGGGCTGTATTCGAAGTTGCGCAGCTCGTCGATGTCGAACAGGTTGCAGCCGCCGCGCTCGGCGTCCAGGATGGTGACGATCTGGCGCCAAATTTTGTCCTCGCCCGTAAAACCCGACGAGAGGCGGCCATGGCTCACATCGATGTTCACCTGATCCGCCTTGGCGCGGCGCTTGTTGAACAGTTCGCCCGTCCAGAATGAATAGGCCTGGTGCGTGGTCGAGGATGGCGTTGAGAAATAGGTTTTGCGCCATTTCTTGTGGATGGCCATGCCCGAGGCCACCTTGTTGAGTTCCTGGAAATTCTGTGTCCAGAAGAATTCATCGAAGTAGAAATTGCCGTGGTAGCCCTGCGCCGTGCGCGCATTGGTGCCCAGGAAGTACAGATGCGCGCCGTTCGGCAGCACGATAGGATCGCCCGTCAGCTCGATGCCGGCCGCCTCGCGCGCGAATTGCACGATGTATTGCTTGAAGACGTGGGCCTGCGACTTCGACGCCGACAGGAAAATCTGGTTGCGGCCTGTTTCCATGGCGTCGGCCAGCGCCTCGCGGGCAAAGTACCAGGTGGCGCCGATCTGGCGGCTTTTGAGGATGGCGCGCGTGCGCTGGTCGCCGTTGCGATACCAGACCTTTTGATAGTCGAAGAGCGAATCCTGGAAGGCGCCCAGCAGCTGGATTTTCTGTTCTTCGCTGAAATCGTTGCGCGTCGGCTTCTTCTTCGGACCCGCATTGCGGTTCGCCAGCTTGGGATTGAGGTCGACCTCATTGCCGCCCGGCTGCTCATAGCGGCGCACGCGCGCCATCTGCACGATGGTGCGCGCCAGCAAGTCAATTTCCTTGTAATCGCTACCGCTCTTGACCTCTTTTTCGATCAGTTTCACCAGGCGCAACTCGGCCGACGCTTCGACGTGCTCGATGGCTTGCGCCTTGTCCCACTCGGACTCGTGTAAATAACTGTACGCACCCCGACCGCCCTGCCCCGGCCACGCCGCCAGCGGCGCCCGTGGCCAACCTGCCCGACGAGGCAAAAACAGCCGTGATTGCCGCCTGGGCGGCCGTCAACGCCTGCCCCTATCCCCGGCTGATCGTCTCTGACTCCCCACCCCTTGAAGGGGATGGCACATGAGCACCTTTGCCGTGATCGTTCGCACGCAAACCGAACGCTTTGAATTTTTTGAGGTTGCCGCATCCAGCGGCGACGTGATCGATGCCGCCATCGACCGCTACGGCGTGTGCGGCGTTACCGCCAAACTGAAAGGAGCACCGCAATGCTGAACACCCTGACCGATTCACCGCGGCAAATCGCCCTGGGCGACCGCGTGACATTCGATACCGATGAAGGCTACCAGGTCGGCACCGTCAACGACCTGCGCCGCGACGTGGGCAATGGCGAGTTGCATGCGTGGGTCGAGCTGGATCACCAGTGGGCGGGCATGTTCCGCGCCGTGCCGCTGGCCGCAATCTCGCCCGCATTGAGTTAGGGACACGGTATGGCGGACCGCATCGCGACGAATGCCACCTTCCTGTCGATGGACGATATTTGCGCCCTGACCGGCCGGAAGATGAAAACGAAGCAAATTGAGGCACTGCGGAAGATGGGGCTCCCCTTTTGGGTCAATGCCATCGGGCGGCCGGTTGTCGCGGTCGCTGCAGTTGAGGGGCGCAAGGAAGCGCCACGGGAAAAAACATGGGTAATGCCAAGGATCAATAAAAATGGGCCGACGAAACACACGTAATTTGAACATGCCGCCGTGCATGCATCCGCGTATCCAGCGCAGCGGAAAGGTGTACTACTACATGTACACCAAGGACAAACCGCGTAAGGAAATTCCACTTGGGCCAGACTTCATCCTGGCCCTAAAAAAATATGCTGAGCTGAACCTCGTGGTAGAGCATATTGCCAACGCGACGTTCTCCGATGTGGAAACACGCTACCTGGTCGAGGCGGTCCCAAAACTCGCCGCCAGTTCAGCGCGCATGTACCGGTCAGACATCAAGCACCTGCTGGCAGCCTTTTCCGAGGCCCCGCTTGAGCAGATCAAGCCGATGCACATTCGGCAGTTCTTAGATGACCACGCCGACAAGCCGACCACAGCTAACCGTTGCAAACGGGTTTTCTCCACCATGTGGAACCATGCGCGCGGCTGGGGCTACACTGACCTGCCGAACCCTTGCGAGGGCATCCAAGGCCACTCACTGGCAAAGCGTACCGTCTACATTACGGATGCAGTGTTCTCTGCTGTACGCATGCACGGCAGCGCGCCGCTACGGGATGCGATGGACTTGGCTTACCTGACTGGCCAGCGTCCAGCGGATGCATTGCGCATGACTGAACAAGACATCATTGAAGGGCACCTAGTCATTACGCAAGAGAAAACCAAGCAGCCGCTGCGCATCACCATCACCGGAGAGCTGGCCAAGCTAATGGAACGCATCCGAATGCGCAAAGCAACGCACAAGATCGTGACGGGTGCGCTGCTGACCAATATTCACGGCAAACGCCTAACCGCGCCAGCGCTTCGCACGCACTTTGACGCGGCAAAAAAACGGGCGGCCAAGCATGTACCGGAGCTGGCTCAGGACATCATGGCATTTTGGTTCTACGACCTGCGCGCGAAGGCTGCTGATGATACTTCGGATGACCGCGGCGACCAGGCGGCCAGCGATCTTTTGGGACACGACAGCGTGAAGACAACCCAACGGCACTACTTGCGACGAGGAAAGATTGTGGCACCCACGAAGTAGAATTCAAGGTTGACTAACTAAGAATAAAACTATTCTCAGCGTTCCCTCAACCTTGAATTCGCATCAAAATTATCGAAAGAACGATACCTGTTTATCCGGCACTTCGACTCTGCAGATATGTTCTGGCTTCTTTTAAAAATTCTTGAATATCATCCGCAGTCATAAAGATTGTTTTGGCATCAACAGTGCATGTCACACCTAGATGAGCATCCTCTCCTTGAAGGGTAGCTTTCATGCATGCCTGTTGTTTTTGAGGGGAGCCGGTCCCGCTTGCCTGAATGTCCATTCGACTTACGATACCTGCAAGACAGCCAGATTTTCCCTGATAAACGGGGCTACCAGATATGCCATGACTAAGAAGCGCCGTTGTCGAATTGGACCAAGTTTTCCCCTTATACATAACCGTGCCTGCTGGGGAGGCGTAAGTTTGATAAACCGAGTCGCGGGAAGGGATATAAAGTTGCGCGCCAACCGGCTCTACGTCTGCACAAATCTTAGGCGGGACAACCTTTGTCAGCGAGGCAGGGAACGATGTCTGATCAATTTTCAGCAATAGCAGATCGTTGTGGGGCGGCTGGCCGTGGAAAACAACGTCAGCCTTCACTTTTTGGCCGTGGACAGTCACAAATATTGGATCAGCTGGTGACTTTACTCCTAGAAAAATATGCGCCGCAGTAAGAACCTGACCATCACCTAACCACACCCCACCGCCCGATGATGTTGCGCCATCAGTAACAACCTCAATCTCAACAAAAGGAGATTTCTCCGACATCAAATCCGAGGGAAAAACCAGGGACGCGTTATCAGGAAGAGATGGGCCATGACTACGCGCAGCACAACTTGCCAGCGTCATCAAACATACTATTACGAGTGCCTTCTTCATTATATTGCTCATATCTTCCTTAAGATCCAGATCGTGCTGTTTGTCCGATTCCTCGGCATATGGCCCCTCGCTATCATTTGTTCGCTTTTGACAACAGGAACTCAAGAGGATAGCAAATTGCCTGCAGGGAAAAGTCACGTATTGTCACCCCAGAACTGCTACTCGATGTCGGAAAAAAGAAGATGATAGACGGCAACTGTCCCTGAGACATCGTTACCTCAAAGGTTGCGAATGATAGCTTTGTGGAGCGGCGGAGGCCTTGAGGAGCAGCGGAAACAAGTTTTCCGCCGTTTTTCATTGGAGCGGGTGAAGGGAATCGAACCCTCGTCGTAAGCTTGGGAAGCTTCTGCTCTACCATTGAGCTACACCCGCGAAGCCTGCATTTTACGCGCGATGGCAAGGAGTTGGCAAACTTGTGCGGCTCGTTCGAACTCGTCAGGAATTCTCGCGACATGTGACAAAACGCATAGGCAACCACATCGGCACGATAGCGGTTTGTTGATAGAGAACAACATCGCGGTTTATCAGACACCGTGAATAACTTGGTATACAGCTAAAATAGAATAAATTATTGTTACCGTGAACTGTGTGGCGCAGACTAGCAGGAGAAATGTTGCTACAATCGCGTGACAGTTTGGCATTCCCGCTGTTCAACCTAAAAGGATATCCCATGAAGAAAATTCTGATCGCTTCGGCAATCCTGTGCTTCGCTTCCGCACAAGCCATGGCTCAATCGGCCCCAGCTCCTGCACCAGCAGCAGCTGCACCAGCAGCTGGCGCAGCTGCCGGCACCACCGTTGCCGGCCTGAGCGTCAGCACCATGATCGCAATCGGCGCAGCAGTTGCCGTTGTGGCCGGTGCCGCCAGCTCGGATTCGACTACCGCGCACACGACCCCAACCCACCATTAATACCTGGCTGCCCAGGCAGCGACAGGTAGGTCCATTCTGCAGCTTGATCTCAAGCCGAAAGATGAAGGCCTGGTACCGCAATAGTTGACATACTCAAATATCTTAGCTATTGCAATAAAAGCCCTTTTCATTTGAAAACGGGCTTTTTTACTTTTTATCCAACATCAAAAAGATTGGCAGCAGTCTTTCTGCTGTGTACGAATGATGACATATCGTATGATCACGCCTGCGATCCTCATCCATTTCTTAAGAGATCCGCTTTCATGCCATTGACATATCCCACGCCATCGCTACAGTTGCCATGAAGAACCAATCTTTCTTCAAGCGCATGGGATTTGCTCTGCAAGGAATAAGCGCCGCCTTCCGCCTGGAATCGAGCTTTCGCCTGCAATGCCTGGCTGCCTTGATGGTACTCATCGTGCTCTGCTGGTACAAACCTTCCTTGCTGTGGTGGGCTCTGCTATTGCTCAATTGTGGCCTGATTCTGGCTGCGGAATTGTTTAACACCGCGCTGGAGCACCTGATCGATCACTTGCATCCGTCGCTGCATCCGAGCATCAAGATTGCCAAGGACTGTGCAGCGGGAGCAGTATTGCTCCTCAGTTTGACGGCCGTGTGCGTATTTGTTGCTTTTTTGCTTGAAAACGTTGCGTACCAATAAGAATACAGGGGCAGCAAACTACAATACTGGACGCGCTAAAGTGCGTGTCGTTGATTCTATAGCGTCGAAAGAGAGTACAAAGATTCTTGTAATTTATTAAAATATTGCCCCATCGACAATATTAATTTTTTGCCAGTACGTATGCCACCGTATCCGAGCGCGGCAACCAAGCAAGTTTTAATACATGTCAAATGATGAATGACTCAGCTCTATCCAATTTACAATGATGCATAAATGACTATCTCCCTCGTACCAGTGATTCTTTGCGGCGGTTCCGGCACACGTTTATGGCCGCTTTCACGGGAGGCGTTCCCAAAGCAGTTTCTGCGCTTGTCCACTCAAGGCAGCATGCTGCAACAAACGCTGCAGCGCCTGGCAGGCATTGATACTGTGTCGCCAGCACTACTGGTATGCAACGAATCCTCGCGTTTCATTGTCGCAGAACAAGTGCGTGAAATCGGCCTGGAAAATAGCCGCATGTTACTTGAACCCATGCGCCGCAATACGGCGCCGGCGATCGCCTCAGCCGCCTTGCATGCGATGGAGAACGGCGAAGATCCACTCTTGCTGGTGCTGCCATCGGATCACGTCATACTGGATACCCCGGCTTTCCATCGCGCGATCGCGCTGGCACGCACGGCTGCTGAAGCAGGTAATTTGCTGACTTTTGGCATCACGCCAACGGGACCAGAAACAGGATACGGCTATATCCGCGCCGAAGGCATGGCAACCGGGCAGATCCAGCGCGTACTTGAATTCGTCGAAAAGCCGGCCCTGGCGCTTGCAGAACAATATATTGCCAGCGGCGATTACTTCTGGAACAGCGGCATGTTCCTGTTCCGCGCCAGCCGTTACCTGGAAGAGCTTGAGCGTTTCCAACCTGCCGTACTGGCCGCTTGCCGCGCTGCCATTGCCGCCGCGAAGAGCGACCTTGACTTCATTCGCCTGGACAAGGATGCCTACGCTGCCAGTCCCGATATCGCCGTCGACTACGCCGTCATGGAGCGCACCAGCCATGCCTCGACCATCGCCCTCGATGCGGGCTGGAATGATATCGGCTCATGGAAAGCCGTACTCGATGTGGCGGAAAAGGATGCCAGCCAGAATAGCACCCACGGCGATGTACTGATCCAGGATTGCAACGATTGCCTGGTGCACAGCGGTAGCCGCCTGGTCACCGCCATCGGTATGCGCAATACCGTGATCGTCGAAACAGCCGATGCCGTGCTGGTCATGGATGCGGATCAGGCACAACAAACGAAATCCATGGTCGCGCAACTGATCGCCAGGGAACGCCCCGAAGCCACCATGCACCGTGAAGTCTTCCGTCCGTGGGGTTCCTATGATTCCATCGGCAATGGCGACCGCTTCCAGGTCAAGCGGATTACGGTCAAGCCTGGCGCCAAGCTGTCATTGCAAATGCATCACCACCGCGCCGAGCACTGGATCGTGGTATCGGGCACTGCCCAGATCACCAATGGCGACAAGGAATATTTGCTGACCGAAAACCAGTCCACCTACATCCCCCTCGGCGTTGTCCATTCTCTGGCCAACCCAGGCAAGCTACCGCTGGAATTGATTGAAATTCAATCAGGCAGCTACCTTGGGGAAGACGATATTGTCCGCTTTGAAGACCGCTACGGCCGCGCTTGACTCATCAGATACGTCATCACCACGCAGTCGGCATCGCAAAAAAATTCACACTGAAGTTTATAAGGTTTAGCAAGTCATCATGAAACCAATCGAAGGCATCTTTGTACAAGAAGTGAAATGGTATTGCAGCAATAGGGCAGAAAAATATTTTCTCACCTTTGCCGATGCACTTGCCATGTTCATGGCATTCTGGTTTGCTGGCAAATGGATCCTCGATGCCACCGACTTGAACAGCTTCGGGCTGGATAGCTCGCGCCTGCTCAGTTACAGCCTGCTATCTCTGGTCACTGTGGCTATCTTCAAGCTGAAGGGGCATCATGCCAAGCGCCGTCCGTACTCGAATGAAATCAAGGAACTCCTGAAGATCGTCATGGTCATGGGCTTGATCGATGCTGCCCTGGTCTTCCTCGACAAGCGCGACTCCTCACGCGAGGCACTGCTGGCTACCTGGCTGCTGGTGCCATGCTGTGTCTTGCTGCTGCGTGGCATGATCAAATACCTGCTGATGAAAGCTGGCGGCTGGATACGGCCCATGGTCATCATCGGATGGGGTGACAACGCCTTGCAAACAGCACGCGCTTTCGATGAGGAAGCGTTAATGGGCTACCGCCTGATTGCGTTCCTGATCCCCGAAGGTCAAGGCCGCCTCGAACATCGTTATGTCAACCGCAGCAAGCAAATTGTGCCCTGCATTCAGCTGGGCGAAAAACCGGAACAAACGCTTAAACTGCTGGGCGACCCACATACGGTTGTCGCCCTGGAGCAAGGCGGCATCGACGCTTATCAGGGCATGATCCAGCAGGTCAGCCGTTGCGTTGCCAATATGCAAGTAGTACCTGCCGTCCGTGGACTTCCCCTGTACGGCATGGAAGTGAACCATTTCTTTGCACATGAAGTGCTGCTGCTGACCATGCGCAATAACCTGGCGCGGCCAGGCTTGCAGCTGATTAAACGCTGCTTTGATCTGATAGCCTCGGTCGGCGTACTGATCATCGGCGCCCCCGTCTTGCTGTGGATCGCAGCCAAGGTCATGGCATCGGGCCGTCCCATCTTCTACGGCCACAAACGCGTAGGTCAGAATGGCAAGCATTTTCTTTGCTACAAGTTCCGCACCATGGCCGTGAATGCCGACGTTTTGCTGAAGGAATTACTGGAACGCGATCCTGAAGCCCGTGCCGAGTGGGACCGTGATTTCAAACTAAAAAACGACCCGCGCATCACCTCGATCGGCCACTTCCTGCGCCGCACCAGCCTTGATGAACTGCCGCAACTGTGGAACGTACTGAAGGGCGAAATGAGCCTGGTCGGTCCGCGCCCGGTTGTCGATGCGGAACTGGAGCGCTACGGCAACCAGATCGACTATTATCTTGAGGCGAAACCCGGGGTCACAGGCCTATGGCAAGTAAGCGGCAGGAACGACGTGAGCTATGATACGCGCGTTTATCTCGATGCCTGGTACGTCAAGAACTGGTCTCTGTTCAACGACATCGTCATTCTGCTGAAAACAGTCAAAGTCATCTTCAAGAAGGATGGCGCGTATTAACAAAATATACAGTGTAAAATTTGATAATTTACACAGCAAGAAAAGGATAACAATATGATCTTAGTTACTGGCGGCGCCGGCTTCATCGGTTCCAATTTTGTACGCGACTGGCTGGCGCTCAACGATGAGCCCGTGGTCAATTTTGACAAACTGACCTATGCTGGCAATCTCAGCAATCTGGCCAGTCTGGAGCAAGACCCGCGGCATATCTTCGTACGCGGCGATATTTGCGATACCGCCCACATCTCCCGCCTGCTGGCCGAACACCAGCCCCGCGCCATCGTGCATTTTGCCGCTGAGAGCCATGTCGATCGCTCGATCCATAGCCCCGGCGAATTCATTTCAACCAATGTCAATGGCACTTTCAGCCTACTCGAAGCGGCACGCGCTTACTGGTCTGGTCTGACAGGCGAAGCCAAGGACGGTTTCCGCTTCCTGCACGTCTCGACCGACGAGGTTTACGGCACCCTGGGACCGGGTGACCCACCATTCACGGAAACAACGCCGTATGCACCAAACAGCCCCTATTCGGCATCGAAAGCGGCGTCCGATCATCTGGTGCGCGCGTATTTCCATACGTATGGCATGCCGGTGCTCACCACCAACTGCTCGAACAACTATGGCTCCTTCCATTTCCCGGAAAAGCTGATTCCGCTCATCATCAGCAATGCCCGTGCCGGCAAAGCCTTGCCTATCTATGGCGATGGCATGCAGGTGCGCGACTGGCTGTACGTGGGCGACCATTGCTCGGCGATCCGCCGCGTCCTGGAAGCAGGACGCCTGGGCGAGGTCTACAACGTCGGCGGCTGGAATGAAATGGCCAACCTGGAAGTCGTCCATACCTTGTGCGACATCCTCGATACGCTCGATCCCAAGGCATCCGGCAGCTATCGCGAACAAATCACCTATGTGCAGGATCGCCCGGGCCATGACCGCCGCTATGCTATCGACGCACGCAAGATCGAGCGCGAACTGGGCTGGAAGCCGGCCGAAACCTTCGCCACCGGCATCCGCAAGACGGTTCAGTGGTACCTGGACAACCAGGCCTGGGTACGCGATGTGCAGTCGGGCGATTACCTGAAGTGGGTCGAGAAAAACTACGCGGCACGCGAGACGGCCCAGGAGCAAAAATAATGGGAACCACCATCGAACGCAAGGGCATTATTCTCGCTGGCGGTTCCGGCACGCGCCTGTATCCCGTCACCATGGCCGTATCGAAGCAGCTGCTGCCCGTGTATGACAAGCCGATGATCTA
Coding sequences within:
- a CDS encoding phage portal protein, whose translation is MRARGRQAQGAPSTAATAPAAAGIEAFSFGDPTPVLEHADILDCFECWKNGHWYEPPVNLAGLAKSFNAGVHHSSAIHFKANVLASTLIPSKYLSRDAFKRMALDFLTFGNAYLEDRPSRSGKALSYQHALAKYMRRGVDLDTYYFVNGYQAVHQFDKGRVFHLMEPDVNQELYGVPQYLSALQSAWLNEAATLFRRKYYKNGSHAGFVFYMTDAAANTQDVDNLRQAMRDSKGPGNFRNLFMYAPNGKKDGIQILPVSDVAAKDEFFNIKSVTRDDQLAAHRVPPQLMGILPNNAGGFGAVEPAAGVFAPNELVPLQAQFMAINEWAGVEVVRFAPYDLAKGGEGAA
- a CDS encoding terminase large subunit domain-containing protein; translated protein: MPRRAGWPRAPLAAWPGQGGRGAYSYLHESEWDKAQAIEHVEASAELRLVKLIEKEVKSGSDYKEIDLLARTIVQMARVRRYEQPGGNEVDLNPKLANRNAGPKKKPTRNDFSEEQKIQLLGAFQDSLFDYQKVWYRNGDQRTRAILKSRQIGATWYFAREALADAMETGRNQIFLSASKSQAHVFKQYIVQFAREAAGIELTGDPIVLPNGAHLYFLGTNARTAQGYHGNFYFDEFFWTQNFQELNKVASGMAIHKKWRKTYFSTPSSTTHQAYSFWTGELFNKRRAKADQVNIDVSHGRLSSGFTGEDKIWRQIVTILDAERGGCNLFDIDELRNFEYSPDQFDNLLMCNFIDDSASVFPLAELQRCMVDSWVEWDDYKPLLGLRPFGNRPVWIGYDPALNGDSAGCVVLAPPMTAGGKFRILERHQWRGQSFEDHADAIRQMTGRYNVEYIGIDTTGMGIGVLPIVRGFFPAVTALNYSPEVKTRMVLKAKNIISKGRLEFDAGWTDIAQSFMAIHKTLTPSGRHVTYVAGRSDETGHADLAWACMHALDHEPFEGTTDNHHSFMEIYS
- a CDS encoding DUF4224 domain-containing protein, whose amino-acid sequence is MADRIATNATFLSMDDICALTGRKMKTKQIEALRKMGLPFWVNAIGRPVVAVAAVEGRKEAPREKTWVMPRINKNGPTKHT
- a CDS encoding tyrosine-type recombinase/integrase translates to MHPRIQRSGKVYYYMYTKDKPRKEIPLGPDFILALKKYAELNLVVEHIANATFSDVETRYLVEAVPKLAASSARMYRSDIKHLLAAFSEAPLEQIKPMHIRQFLDDHADKPTTANRCKRVFSTMWNHARGWGYTDLPNPCEGIQGHSLAKRTVYITDAVFSAVRMHGSAPLRDAMDLAYLTGQRPADALRMTEQDIIEGHLVITQEKTKQPLRITITGELAKLMERIRMRKATHKIVTGALLTNIHGKRLTAPALRTHFDAAKKRAAKHVPELAQDIMAFWFYDLRAKAADDTSDDRGDQAASDLLGHDSVKTTQRHYLRRGKIVAPTK
- a CDS encoding S1 family peptidase, whose protein sequence is MKKALVIVCLMTLASCAARSHGPSLPDNASLVFPSDLMSEKSPFVEIEVVTDGATSSGGGVWLGDGQVLTAAHIFLGVKSPADPIFVTVHGQKVKADVVFHGQPPHNDLLLLKIDQTSFPASLTKVVPPKICADVEPVGAQLYIPSRDSVYQTYASPAGTVMYKGKTWSNSTTALLSHGISGSPVYQGKSGCLAGIVSRMDIQASGTGSPQKQQACMKATLQGEDAHLGVTCTVDAKTIFMTADDIQEFLKEARTYLQSRSAG
- a CDS encoding diacylglycerol kinase, with protein sequence MKNQSFFKRMGFALQGISAAFRLESSFRLQCLAALMVLIVLCWYKPSLLWWALLLLNCGLILAAELFNTALEHLIDHLHPSLHPSIKIAKDCAAGAVLLLSLTAVCVFVAFLLENVAYQ
- a CDS encoding mannose-1-phosphate guanylyltransferase/mannose-6-phosphate isomerase, giving the protein MTISLVPVILCGGSGTRLWPLSREAFPKQFLRLSTQGSMLQQTLQRLAGIDTVSPALLVCNESSRFIVAEQVREIGLENSRMLLEPMRRNTAPAIASAALHAMENGEDPLLLVLPSDHVILDTPAFHRAIALARTAAEAGNLLTFGITPTGPETGYGYIRAEGMATGQIQRVLEFVEKPALALAEQYIASGDYFWNSGMFLFRASRYLEELERFQPAVLAACRAAIAAAKSDLDFIRLDKDAYAASPDIAVDYAVMERTSHASTIALDAGWNDIGSWKAVLDVAEKDASQNSTHGDVLIQDCNDCLVHSGSRLVTAIGMRNTVIVETADAVLVMDADQAQQTKSMVAQLIARERPEATMHREVFRPWGSYDSIGNGDRFQVKRITVKPGAKLSLQMHHHRAEHWIVVSGTAQITNGDKEYLLTENQSTYIPLGVVHSLANPGKLPLELIEIQSGSYLGEDDIVRFEDRYGRA
- the wbaP gene encoding undecaprenyl-phosphate galactose phosphotransferase WbaP, with the translated sequence MKPIEGIFVQEVKWYCSNRAEKYFLTFADALAMFMAFWFAGKWILDATDLNSFGLDSSRLLSYSLLSLVTVAIFKLKGHHAKRRPYSNEIKELLKIVMVMGLIDAALVFLDKRDSSREALLATWLLVPCCVLLLRGMIKYLLMKAGGWIRPMVIIGWGDNALQTARAFDEEALMGYRLIAFLIPEGQGRLEHRYVNRSKQIVPCIQLGEKPEQTLKLLGDPHTVVALEQGGIDAYQGMIQQVSRCVANMQVVPAVRGLPLYGMEVNHFFAHEVLLLTMRNNLARPGLQLIKRCFDLIASVGVLIIGAPVLLWIAAKVMASGRPIFYGHKRVGQNGKHFLCYKFRTMAVNADVLLKELLERDPEARAEWDRDFKLKNDPRITSIGHFLRRTSLDELPQLWNVLKGEMSLVGPRPVVDAELERYGNQIDYYLEAKPGVTGLWQVSGRNDVSYDTRVYLDAWYVKNWSLFNDIVILLKTVKVIFKKDGAY